One stretch of Emys orbicularis isolate rEmyOrb1 chromosome 7, rEmyOrb1.hap1, whole genome shotgun sequence DNA includes these proteins:
- the CALHM1 gene encoding calcium homeostasis modulator protein 1, giving the protein MDKFRMIFQFLQSNQESFMNGICGIMALASAQMYSAFDFNCPCLPSYNLAYGMGILFVPPLVLFLLGFVMNNNVSVLAEEWKRPTGMRQKDPAVLRYMFCSMAQRAMIAPAVWISVTLLDGKCFMCAFSTSVPVEKLGNGSYTGLSEKEMRRMLARIPCKEIYSGQELVAREVAVRYLRCISQALGWSFVLLMTMLAFLVRALRPCFTQAAFLKSKYWSHYIDIERKLFDETCTEHAKTFAKVCIQQFFEAMNQDIGLGHTHAPEAAPSEVGEEKEKLLGITDQGTMNKLLKSWHKCKPPLCLHQEVLQNGNSWVEENQHRNHISLPKREIITYYSKV; this is encoded by the exons ATGGATAAGTTCCGAATGATCTTCCAGTTCCTCCAGTCCAATCAGGAATCTTTCATGAATGGCATCTGTGGGATCATGGCCCTGGCCAGCGCCCAGATGTACTCCGCCTTTGATTTCAACTGCCCCTGCCTGCCGAGTTACAACCTGGCGTATGGCATGGGCATCCTGTTTGTGCCCCCCTTGGTCTTGTTCCTCCTGGGCTTTGTGATGAACAACAATGTGTCCGTGCTGGCAGAGGAGTGGAAGAGGCCCACGGGCATGAGGCAGAAGGACCCGGCTGTCCTGCGCTACATGTTCTGCTCCATGGCCCAGCGGGCTATGATCGCACCCGCTGTCTGGATCTCCGTGACACTGCTGGACGGGAAATGCTTCATGTGTGCGTTCAGCACCTCAGTGCCAGTGGAGAAGCTGGGGAACGGAAGCTACACAGGCCTGTcagagaaggagatgaggaggatgctgGCCCGCATCCCCTGCAAAGAGATCTACAGCGGGCAGGAGCTTGTGGCCAGGGAGGTGGCGGTGAGATACCTGCGCTGCATCTCACAG gctctgggctggtcCTTCGTGCTGCTGATGACCATGCTGGCTTTCCTTGTCAGGGCCCTCCGGCCCTGCTTCACTCAAGCTGCCTTCCTGAAGAGCAAGTATTGGTCCCACTACATAGACATTGAGCGCAAGCTGTTCGACGAGACCTGCACAGAGCACGCCAAGACCTTCGCCAAGGTCTGCATCCAGCAGTTCTTTGAGGCCATGAACCAGGACATAGGCCTGGGGCACACCCACGCCCCTGAGGCGGCTCCCTCGGaagtgggggaagagaaagagaagctACTGGGCATCACAGACCAGGGGACTATGAACAAGCTCCTGAAGAGCTGGCACAAATGCAAGCCGCCTCTGTGCCTCCATCAGGAGGTGTTACAGAACGGGAACAGCTGGGTGGAGGAAAATCAGCATCGCAATCACATCAGTCTGCCCAAGAGGGAGATTATCACCTACTATAGTAAAGTGTGA